From Streptomyces sp. NBC_00690, a single genomic window includes:
- a CDS encoding sodium:solute symporter family protein, giving the protein MTEGAVAAAFLAVIGAVSLLAAWARRFHVRDTLPSLEGWALADRSLGTGWTWLLLGGTVFTAYTFTAVPGLAYGNGAPAFFAVPYTVIVCPLAFVLLPRLWSVAREHGYITVADFVHGRYGSRLLALVVALTGILATMPYLALQLLGIRAVLNAGGMDTSDAFAVDLAMVVLFAGLAVATYRYGLRAPTVISAFKGVAVFASVLAMVWLVLDGLGGPGAVFSRAADRLAEQGSPGASLLLAPDQQPAFATLALGSALALLMYPHVLTAGFAAAGPTTLRRVCVALPAWTAVLALFGLLGVAAIAAGVRTPAGNAESAVPMLVGGMMPAPLAGLVFGAITVGALVPAAVMSVAAATSFVRNVYVEYVHPTATPKRQVRIAQAVSLTAKVGAIAFVFGLRDQAAINLQLLGGVWILQIFPAVAIGLYTRWLHDRALLVGWALGMGFGTVMVVREGFSPVIPLGPSGHTVEIYAGLAALILNLVVAAAGTALLRWRGVPQGPDATSLSTGPSVRPRPETGTTSP; this is encoded by the coding sequence ATGACCGAAGGTGCCGTGGCCGCGGCGTTCCTCGCCGTCATCGGCGCGGTGTCGCTGCTGGCGGCGTGGGCCCGACGCTTCCACGTCCGCGACACGCTGCCCTCGCTGGAGGGCTGGGCGCTCGCCGACCGGAGCCTGGGCACCGGATGGACCTGGCTCCTCCTGGGCGGGACCGTCTTCACCGCCTACACCTTCACCGCGGTTCCCGGTCTTGCCTACGGAAACGGCGCGCCCGCCTTCTTCGCTGTCCCCTACACGGTCATCGTCTGCCCGCTCGCCTTCGTCCTGCTTCCCCGGCTCTGGTCCGTCGCCCGGGAGCACGGATACATCACCGTGGCCGACTTCGTCCACGGTCGGTACGGCTCCCGACTGCTGGCCCTCGTCGTCGCCCTCACCGGCATCCTCGCCACCATGCCCTACCTAGCCCTACAACTCCTCGGCATCCGTGCCGTCCTGAACGCCGGTGGCATGGACACCTCGGACGCCTTCGCGGTCGATCTGGCGATGGTCGTCCTCTTCGCCGGACTCGCGGTCGCCACCTATCGGTACGGGCTGCGTGCCCCGACGGTCATCTCCGCCTTCAAGGGCGTTGCCGTCTTCGCCTCCGTACTGGCGATGGTATGGCTGGTGCTCGACGGACTCGGCGGGCCGGGCGCGGTGTTCAGCAGGGCCGCCGACCGGCTCGCCGAGCAGGGCTCGCCCGGAGCCTCCCTGCTCCTCGCCCCGGACCAGCAACCCGCGTTCGCCACCCTCGCACTCGGATCGGCGCTCGCCCTGCTGATGTACCCCCATGTGCTCACCGCGGGGTTCGCCGCAGCAGGGCCCACCACCTTGCGGCGGGTCTGTGTGGCGCTCCCCGCCTGGACCGCGGTCCTCGCCCTCTTCGGGCTCCTGGGCGTCGCCGCCATCGCGGCCGGGGTGCGCACCCCGGCGGGCAATGCGGAATCAGCCGTGCCGATGCTGGTCGGCGGGATGATGCCGGCCCCGTTGGCGGGTCTGGTCTTCGGGGCCATCACGGTGGGAGCCCTCGTTCCGGCCGCGGTGATGTCCGTGGCCGCCGCGACCTCGTTCGTCCGCAATGTGTACGTCGAGTACGTCCACCCGACGGCGACCCCCAAGCGCCAGGTCCGGATAGCCCAGGCGGTCTCGCTCACCGCCAAGGTGGGCGCGATCGCCTTCGTCTTCGGCCTGCGCGATCAGGCAGCCATCAACCTGCAACTCCTCGGAGGCGTATGGATCCTCCAGATCTTCCCGGCCGTGGCCATCGGCCTGTACACGCGCTGGCTCCATGACCGCGCACTGCTCGTGGGCTGGGCGCTGGGCATGGGCTTCGGTACCGTCATGGTCGTACGGGAGGGATTCTCGCCCGTCATACCGCTCGGCCCGAGCGGCCACACCGTCGAAATCTATGCCGGGCTCGCGGCCCTGATCCTCAATCTGGTCGTCGCCGCAGCGGGAACCGCCCTGCTGCGGTGGAGGGGCGTTCCTCAGGGGCCGGATGCCACTTCACTGTCCACAGGGCCATCAGTTCGGCCCCGGCCCGAGACGGGAACGACTTCCCCATGA
- the tgmA gene encoding putative ATP-grasp-modified RiPP — protein sequence MKPFAWNYARPAELAPVIDQYSYDSTLQLNVLPDGRPAIMDRALLAAVGTTTSTAGSATHFDD from the coding sequence ATGAAACCGTTCGCGTGGAACTACGCACGTCCGGCAGAACTGGCGCCTGTCATCGACCAGTACTCGTATGACTCCACCCTTCAGCTGAACGTCCTCCCGGACGGTCGCCCCGCCATCATGGACAGGGCGCTGCTGGCGGCGGTCGGCACCACCACGTCCACAGCCGGCTCCGCCACCCACTTCGACGACTGA
- the tgmB gene encoding ATP-grasp ribosomal peptide maturase, translating into MTVLILTCEQDVTADMVVAQLHKRGVPLVRFDPVDLPGEATLSAEFVRGEFRGYLSMGGRVVSMDGLRSIWVRRPGEPAAHAPDPSAWLTAESGQALYGMLECTQARWMNDPSAAAKARLKPWQLRLAHRSGFPVPATVITTYPRVARQFADQYRHVVVKAVSGKPPNDPPMALPTSLVPQDADFSDVAAAPTLFQRYIAKTADIRLTSVGAESFAARKVAEPGQVDGRYGDTEHTWRPIEVPGRVARAVARYKELAGLAYGAFDFAEDSEGTWWFLECNQGGQFGFIELETEQPVADAVAAWLGAPGEEISA; encoded by the coding sequence ATGACGGTGTTGATCCTGACCTGCGAGCAGGACGTGACGGCGGACATGGTGGTGGCGCAACTCCACAAGCGAGGCGTCCCTCTGGTCCGGTTCGATCCCGTCGACCTGCCGGGTGAAGCCACGCTTTCCGCGGAGTTCGTACGGGGGGAGTTCCGCGGCTATCTGTCGATGGGTGGACGCGTGGTGAGCATGGACGGGCTGCGGTCGATCTGGGTCCGTCGACCCGGTGAACCCGCAGCCCATGCGCCCGACCCGTCGGCTTGGCTGACGGCCGAGAGCGGGCAGGCGCTCTACGGGATGCTGGAGTGCACCCAGGCCCGTTGGATGAACGATCCGTCGGCCGCGGCCAAGGCGCGCCTCAAGCCCTGGCAATTGCGGCTGGCGCATCGCAGTGGGTTCCCCGTGCCCGCCACCGTCATCACCACGTACCCCCGGGTCGCCCGACAGTTCGCCGACCAGTACCGGCACGTCGTGGTGAAGGCGGTGTCGGGGAAGCCACCCAACGATCCGCCCATGGCGCTGCCCACCAGCCTCGTGCCCCAGGACGCGGACTTCTCCGATGTCGCCGCCGCCCCCACCCTGTTCCAGCGGTACATCGCCAAGACCGCCGACATCCGGCTCACCAGCGTCGGTGCCGAGTCCTTCGCCGCGCGGAAGGTCGCCGAGCCGGGGCAGGTGGACGGGCGGTACGGCGACACCGAGCACACCTGGCGACCGATCGAGGTGCCGGGCCGGGTGGCGCGGGCGGTGGCCCGGTACAAGGAACTCGCCGGGCTCGCCTACGGTGCGTTCGACTTCGCCGAGGACTCGGAGGGGACCTGGTGGTTCCTGGAGTGCAACCAGGGTGGCCAGTTCGGCTTCATCGAACTGGAGACCGAGCAACCCGTGGCGGATGCGGTCGCCGCCTGGTTGGGCGCTCCGGGCGAGGAAATCTCCGCGTGA
- a CDS encoding nucleotidyltransferase domain-containing protein — MADHDPSTALLLDRFLREVVDLLSPVAIWAHGSLGGGDYQPGRSDIDLIAVLEGRCTAKQSHGLDLLHRRLVEEVPLAAKLHCGYLPRTELTDVHIEHLTWAHQELFHRTVTPVTRRELHLFGVVLHGPSPTRLLPPITQDALAAFLVEEIQGPWREALAKPQLWRQDGWVDFGMLALARASETLKSGRLITKAEAIDLLVDEWDAPAEVIADIRARRYGTPTPATPEWIARRARLTIDFLHSALESTTMERKGVDPSA; from the coding sequence GTGGCAGACCACGACCCGAGCACCGCACTCCTGCTCGACCGATTCCTGCGCGAGGTGGTCGACCTCCTGTCGCCGGTTGCGATCTGGGCCCACGGCTCCCTCGGCGGGGGCGACTACCAGCCGGGCCGCAGCGACATCGATCTGATCGCCGTTCTCGAAGGGCGGTGCACCGCGAAGCAATCACACGGTCTCGACCTCCTCCACCGCAGACTTGTCGAGGAGGTCCCGCTCGCGGCGAAGCTGCACTGCGGCTATCTCCCCCGGACCGAGTTGACCGATGTGCACATCGAGCATCTGACCTGGGCCCATCAGGAGTTGTTCCACCGAACGGTGACACCGGTGACCCGAAGGGAACTCCATCTCTTCGGGGTGGTTCTGCACGGACCGTCACCGACCCGATTGCTCCCACCCATCACTCAGGACGCCTTGGCCGCGTTCCTCGTCGAGGAGATACAGGGGCCCTGGCGGGAGGCATTGGCCAAGCCTCAACTGTGGCGGCAGGACGGCTGGGTCGACTTCGGGATGTTGGCCCTGGCCCGGGCGTCGGAGACCCTGAAGTCCGGACGACTGATCACCAAGGCCGAGGCCATCGATCTACTCGTCGACGAGTGGGACGCACCCGCCGAGGTCATCGCCGACATCAGGGCCCGTCGCTACGGCACCCCGACCCCCGCGACGCCCGAGTGGATCGCCCGCCGAGCACGACTCACGATCGATTTTCTCCACAGCGCGTTGGAGAGCACCACGATGGAGCGCAAGGGAGTCGACCCTTCGGCATGA
- a CDS encoding carbon starvation CstA family protein — MSRSTTPLSRANPKSILIWATVAVVGALCWGVLALSRGEEISAVWLVGAALGSYAIAYRFYSRFIVTRVLRPDDTRATPAERLEDGVDYQPTDRRVLLGHHFAAIAGAGPLVGPVLAIQMGYLPGTIWIVFGVIFAGAVQDMVVLFLSMRRDGKSLGQMARDEIGKVGGAAALIAVFIIMIILLAVLALVVVNALAHSPWGTFSVAMTIPIALFMGFYLHVMRPGRVLETSLIGVVLLLLAIVAGGWIQNSSLADTFTLSPTTLVFCLVGYGFVASVLPVWMLLAPRDYLSTFMKIGTIALLAVGVVVAAPVLKAEPVSTFASAGDGPVFAGSLFPFLFITIACGALSGFHSLVSSGTTPKLIEKESQVRMIGYGAMLMESFVAVMALIAAAVLDPGLYYAMNAPAGVLGTTVESASQAVANLGFTISPEELAAAAKAVEESTLVARTGGAPTLAVGMSQIFSDVIGGEGMKAFWYHFAIMFEALFILTTVDAGTRVGRFMLQDMLGNVWKPLGRVHWKPGIWLASAVVVAGWGYFLYAGATDPLGGINQLFPLFGIANQLLAAVALTVATTVLIKSGRFRWAWVTGVPLAFTVAVTFTASWQKVFSDDPRVGFFAQRDRYADAIDAGTVLPPAKGMDDMHTIVTNSTVDGVLIVLFVVLVTTVIVNATLVCVRTLRSPTPPPTTETPYVASRLDAPAVEMVGGRE, encoded by the coding sequence GTGTCCCGGTCAACCACGCCCCTGTCCCGGGCGAATCCGAAGTCGATCCTCATCTGGGCGACCGTCGCCGTCGTCGGAGCCCTGTGCTGGGGCGTGCTCGCCCTGTCGCGCGGCGAGGAGATCTCGGCCGTCTGGCTGGTCGGCGCCGCCCTGGGCTCGTACGCCATCGCCTACCGCTTCTACTCGCGGTTCATCGTGACGCGAGTGCTGCGGCCCGATGACACCCGGGCGACGCCGGCTGAGCGGCTGGAAGACGGAGTGGACTACCAGCCCACCGATCGACGGGTGCTGCTGGGGCACCACTTCGCCGCCATCGCCGGCGCCGGGCCGCTGGTCGGTCCGGTCCTCGCGATCCAGATGGGCTATCTGCCCGGCACTATCTGGATCGTGTTCGGGGTGATCTTCGCCGGTGCCGTGCAGGACATGGTCGTGCTGTTCCTGTCGATGCGGCGCGACGGCAAGAGCCTCGGCCAGATGGCTCGGGACGAGATCGGCAAGGTGGGTGGCGCCGCCGCGTTGATCGCCGTGTTCATCATCATGATCATTCTGCTGGCGGTGCTCGCGCTGGTCGTGGTGAACGCCCTGGCCCACTCGCCCTGGGGCACCTTCTCGGTGGCCATGACCATCCCGATCGCCCTGTTCATGGGGTTCTATCTGCATGTCATGCGGCCGGGGCGGGTGTTGGAGACCAGTCTCATCGGCGTCGTCCTGCTCCTGTTGGCGATCGTGGCGGGCGGCTGGATCCAGAACTCCTCGCTTGCCGACACCTTTACTCTGTCCCCGACCACTTTGGTGTTCTGCCTGGTCGGCTACGGCTTCGTCGCATCGGTCCTTCCGGTGTGGATGCTCTTGGCGCCGCGTGACTACCTCTCCACCTTTATGAAGATCGGGACGATCGCGCTGCTGGCGGTCGGTGTGGTGGTCGCTGCTCCGGTCCTGAAGGCCGAGCCGGTGAGCACGTTCGCCTCGGCGGGTGACGGTCCGGTCTTCGCGGGTTCCCTATTCCCCTTCTTGTTCATCACCATCGCCTGCGGTGCCCTCTCCGGCTTCCATTCGCTGGTCTCCTCCGGGACCACGCCGAAGCTGATCGAGAAGGAGTCCCAGGTCCGCATGATCGGCTACGGCGCCATGCTGATGGAGTCGTTCGTGGCCGTGATGGCGCTGATCGCCGCGGCGGTGCTCGACCCGGGTCTCTACTACGCGATGAACGCCCCGGCGGGTGTGCTGGGCACCACGGTCGAGTCGGCTTCCCAGGCCGTGGCCAATCTGGGCTTCACCATCTCGCCCGAGGAACTGGCCGCGGCGGCAAAGGCGGTGGAGGAGAGCACCCTGGTCGCGAGGACCGGCGGGGCACCCACCCTCGCGGTCGGTATGTCGCAGATCTTCTCCGATGTCATCGGGGGTGAGGGCATGAAGGCGTTCTGGTACCACTTCGCCATCATGTTCGAGGCCCTGTTCATCCTGACGACCGTCGACGCCGGTACCCGTGTCGGCCGGTTCATGCTCCAGGACATGCTGGGCAACGTCTGGAAGCCCCTGGGCCGGGTCCACTGGAAGCCCGGCATCTGGCTCGCGAGTGCGGTGGTCGTGGCCGGCTGGGGGTACTTCCTCTACGCAGGAGCCACCGACCCGCTGGGCGGCATCAACCAGCTCTTCCCGCTGTTCGGCATCGCGAACCAACTCCTGGCCGCCGTAGCCCTGACCGTGGCGACCACGGTACTGATCAAGTCGGGGCGGTTCCGCTGGGCCTGGGTGACGGGTGTGCCACTCGCCTTCACGGTGGCGGTCACGTTCACGGCGAGTTGGCAGAAGGTCTTCTCGGACGATCCCCGGGTCGGGTTCTTCGCCCAGCGGGACCGGTACGCGGATGCGATCGACGCGGGAACCGTGCTGCCACCGGCCAAGGGCATGGACGACATGCACACCATCGTGACCAACTCCACCGTCGACGGCGTACTGATCGTCCTCTTCGTGGTGCTGGTGACGACAGTCATCGTCAACGCGACGCTGGTGTGCGTACGCACCCTGCGCTCTCCCACACCGCCGCCGACGACCGAGACGCCCTATGTCGCATCCCGGCTCGACGCCCCCGCCGTGGAAATGGTCGGAGGACGGGAGTGA
- a CDS encoding sigma-70 family RNA polymerase sigma factor, with amino-acid sequence MAPSSARLPRALPRHGTGEPEREAALARLFELHYTSMLRLAALLGADDPENIVAEAYYEIYRKWRKLRDADRAESYLRSVVCNLTRMRIRHLQIVRKHAETPLAEPVASAEYTALLHDDQQALIVALQKLPPRQREALVLRHWMGLKEGEIAKAMGISAGSVKTHTARGIAALTQVMENRR; translated from the coding sequence ATGGCACCCTCCTCCGCCCGGCTTCCCCGAGCGCTCCCGCGCCACGGCACGGGCGAGCCGGAGCGGGAAGCCGCGCTCGCCCGCCTCTTCGAGTTGCACTACACCTCGATGCTCCGACTCGCGGCGCTCCTCGGCGCGGACGATCCGGAGAACATCGTCGCCGAGGCGTACTACGAGATCTATCGGAAGTGGCGCAAGCTGCGCGATGCCGACCGCGCGGAGTCCTATCTGCGGTCCGTCGTCTGCAATCTGACGCGCATGCGGATACGTCACCTCCAGATCGTTCGCAAGCACGCCGAGACCCCGTTGGCCGAACCGGTGGCCTCGGCCGAGTACACGGCCCTGCTCCACGATGATCAGCAGGCGTTGATCGTGGCCTTGCAGAAGCTGCCGCCGCGGCAGCGGGAGGCACTCGTCCTGCGCCACTGGATGGGGCTCAAGGAGGGCGAGATCGCCAAGGCCATGGGGATCTCAGCGGGTTCGGTCAAGACGCACACTGCGCGCGGCATCGCCGCACTGACTCAGGTGATGGAGAACCGTCGATGA
- a CDS encoding zinc-binding dehydrogenase — translation MEQTMRAVVLDEPGPADRLHLRVLPLPDPPPGWVRIAVRAFGLNRSELHTRLGLAQGVTFPRVLGIEAVGVVDHDPDGVWAAGQQVVTMMGGMGRSYDGGYAEYTVVPRSQIIPFRSALPWEVIGAVPETLQTAYGSLTTGLDLQRGQTLLIRGGTSALGLAAIALAKDIGATVLATTRNPARTTALSEHGVDHPLVDDGALAEHVRALVPQGVDAALELVGTPTLPDTLAATRVHGTVCFTGMLSNKWTVKDFYPIDYLPRGVRLTAYAGEAGDLPADVLQRSLDRIGSGELSLGPVHVYEFDDIRTAHQDLEQGRRAGKLVVRVGERGTEGTI, via the coding sequence ATGGAACAGACCATGCGGGCCGTCGTCCTCGACGAGCCCGGGCCTGCGGACCGGTTGCATCTGCGGGTGCTGCCGCTGCCCGATCCACCACCGGGCTGGGTGCGCATCGCGGTGCGGGCCTTCGGACTCAACCGATCGGAACTACACACCCGACTCGGCCTGGCACAGGGAGTCACCTTCCCCCGAGTGCTGGGCATCGAAGCCGTGGGAGTCGTGGACCACGACCCGGACGGGGTGTGGGCGGCCGGTCAGCAGGTCGTCACCATGATGGGCGGGATGGGGAGGAGCTACGACGGGGGGTACGCCGAGTACACCGTGGTTCCGCGCTCGCAGATCATCCCCTTCCGCTCGGCGCTGCCCTGGGAGGTGATCGGGGCGGTTCCCGAGACGCTCCAGACCGCCTACGGCTCGCTCACGACGGGGCTCGATCTCCAGCGGGGGCAAACGTTGCTGATCCGCGGTGGAACGTCCGCCCTGGGGCTGGCGGCGATCGCGCTCGCCAAGGACATCGGCGCGACCGTGCTCGCCACCACACGCAATCCGGCACGCACCACAGCGCTGAGCGAGCACGGCGTGGACCACCCGCTCGTCGACGATGGGGCCCTGGCGGAGCACGTGAGGGCGTTGGTGCCTCAGGGGGTCGATGCCGCGCTGGAGCTCGTCGGCACTCCCACGCTGCCGGACACCTTGGCCGCCACGCGCGTCCACGGCACGGTCTGCTTCACCGGCATGCTCTCGAACAAATGGACGGTGAAGGACTTCTATCCGATCGACTATCTGCCGCGCGGCGTGCGTCTGACCGCCTATGCGGGCGAGGCGGGCGACCTGCCCGCCGATGTCCTCCAGCGCAGCCTGGACCGGATCGGGTCCGGAGAGCTTTCCCTCGGCCCGGTGCACGTGTACGAGTTCGATGACATCAGAACGGCCCACCAGGACCTGGAGCAAGGCCGAAGGGCAGGAAAACTGGTCGTGCGCGTCGGCGAGAGAGGCACGGAAGGCACCATCTGA
- a CDS encoding YbdD/YjiX family protein, protein MRGRLRSVFHTAQRTLGGVHWYLQELTGETAYERHCARHRKKHPLVPAPTRREFQRMRARRREAEPGSGCC, encoded by the coding sequence GTGAGGGGCCGGCTGCGCTCCGTGTTCCACACCGCCCAACGCACACTGGGCGGGGTGCACTGGTATCTCCAGGAGTTGACCGGGGAGACGGCCTACGAGCGGCACTGCGCCCGCCACCGCAAGAAGCATCCGCTGGTACCGGCGCCGACTCGGCGGGAGTTCCAACGGATGCGCGCCCGACGCCGGGAGGCGGAACCGGGATCGGGTTGCTGCTGA
- a CDS encoding DUF3311 domain-containing protein yields the protein MTESIHPPRRDGPGRVRRTVAGVCLIVPVIALLWVPWYAQDRPRLAGVPFFYWYQLAWVPGCTLVLLIAHLLTRRRSDP from the coding sequence TTGACGGAAAGCATCCACCCACCACGGCGCGACGGCCCGGGCAGGGTCCGCCGCACGGTGGCAGGCGTGTGCCTCATCGTCCCTGTCATCGCCCTCCTGTGGGTGCCCTGGTACGCACAGGACCGGCCTCGCCTGGCCGGAGTCCCGTTCTTCTACTGGTACCAGCTCGCCTGGGTACCGGGTTGCACCCTGGTGCTGCTCATCGCGCACCTCCTGACGCGGCGGCGTTCGGATCCATGA
- a CDS encoding type III PLP-dependent enzyme encodes MTTPPSVRTRVRALPADALPAYVYDLGALREHARTVRSALPSGVEIYYAAKANPEAPILTELARWTDGFEVSSGGELAHVRDCVPGVPLAFGGPGKTPAEISSALRLGTERFHVESVHDLRMLADLAPRIVPGQRIAVLLRFNLSVAQHVLANSALAMGGRPTPFGIDPAEADAVVRTVVEQHPQLELRGVHAHLASGLTAPEQLAVAEAVVDWSARLMARHDLVLHEVNVGGGMTVDYARPQDRFDWHAYGRGLASLIERHPGLAVRIEPGRALTAYCGWYATEVLDVKHSHGEEFAVLRGGTHHLRTPATKGHDQPCEVLAVDDWSHPWPRSAVGQGPVTLVGQLCTPKDVLARNVAAPGLRTGDRVVFAMAGAYAWNISHHEFLMHPRPGFLFLPAEEEPTAPGAERASEQSTTRRTAIR; translated from the coding sequence ATGACCACCCCACCCTCCGTACGGACCCGGGTGCGTGCCCTGCCCGCCGATGCCCTGCCCGCATATGTCTACGACCTCGGCGCGCTGCGCGAGCACGCCCGGACCGTACGGTCCGCGCTCCCTTCCGGCGTGGAGATCTACTACGCGGCCAAGGCCAATCCGGAAGCCCCGATCCTGACCGAACTCGCCCGCTGGACCGACGGCTTCGAGGTCTCGTCGGGCGGAGAGCTCGCCCATGTGCGCGACTGCGTGCCCGGGGTTCCCCTAGCCTTCGGCGGACCGGGCAAGACGCCGGCCGAGATCAGTTCGGCCCTGCGACTGGGTACCGAGCGGTTCCATGTGGAGAGCGTCCACGACCTGCGGATGCTGGCCGATCTCGCCCCGCGTATCGTTCCCGGCCAGCGCATCGCCGTTCTGCTCCGGTTCAACCTCTCTGTCGCCCAACACGTATTGGCGAACAGCGCCTTGGCGATGGGAGGGCGCCCCACCCCCTTCGGGATCGACCCGGCGGAGGCGGACGCAGTGGTCCGTACCGTGGTCGAGCAGCACCCGCAGTTGGAACTGCGCGGAGTGCACGCACACCTGGCCAGTGGACTGACGGCTCCCGAACAGTTGGCCGTTGCCGAGGCGGTGGTGGACTGGTCCGCCCGGCTCATGGCCCGGCACGATCTCGTGCTGCACGAGGTCAACGTCGGCGGGGGCATGACTGTCGACTACGCCCGACCACAGGACCGCTTCGACTGGCACGCCTACGGTCGGGGCCTCGCCTCGCTGATCGAGCGTCACCCGGGCCTGGCCGTAAGGATCGAGCCTGGACGGGCCCTGACTGCCTACTGCGGCTGGTACGCCACGGAGGTGCTCGATGTGAAGCACAGTCACGGCGAGGAGTTCGCAGTCCTGCGCGGGGGCACCCACCATTTGCGCACCCCCGCCACCAAGGGACACGACCAGCCCTGTGAGGTGCTGGCCGTCGACGACTGGTCGCATCCCTGGCCGCGGTCGGCCGTCGGTCAGGGGCCCGTCACCCTGGTGGGCCAGTTGTGCACGCCCAAGGACGTCCTCGCGCGGAACGTGGCGGCACCCGGTCTGCGCACCGGGGACCGAGTCGTCTTCGCCATGGCGGGCGCGTACGCCTGGAACATCTCCCACCATGAGTTCCTGATGCACCCTCGCCCGGGGTTCCTCTTCCTTCCCGCCGAGGAAGAGCCCACGGCCCCCGGGGCCGAGCGGGCCTCCGAACAGTCGACGACACGACGGACTGCCATCCGCTAG
- a CDS encoding BlaI/MecI/CopY family transcriptional regulator, translated as MKGQLGELEDAVMTRVWRWNRPVTVREVLEDLQRDRSIAYTTVMTVMDKVHQKGWLRRELEGRAFRYSPVSTRADYAATLMREAWARSDSPQAAVVSFVAMMSPQQREAFDSALRTIEVREGTPGEK; from the coding sequence GTGAAAGGCCAGTTGGGAGAGCTGGAAGACGCGGTGATGACCCGCGTGTGGCGCTGGAACCGCCCCGTTACGGTTCGGGAGGTCCTGGAAGATCTTCAACGGGACCGGTCCATCGCCTACACGACCGTCATGACCGTGATGGACAAGGTGCATCAGAAGGGCTGGCTCCGTAGGGAGCTCGAAGGGCGGGCATTTCGCTACAGCCCGGTCTCGACCAGGGCTGACTACGCAGCCACCCTGATGAGGGAGGCATGGGCGAGGAGCGACAGCCCTCAGGCGGCGGTGGTTTCCTTCGTCGCGATGATGTCGCCCCAGCAGCGGGAAGCTTTTGACAGTGCCCTGCGCACCATCGAAGTGCGGGAGGGTACTCCTGGCGAGAAATAG
- a CDS encoding HD domain-containing protein has product MPADLHPTVPVPDTGLAREATELVRDTTDSLIYHHSRRVYFFGGLQGRNRGLSFDPELLYIGAMFHDLGLGERFHASGRRFEVDGADEARRFLQSHQVPEDSIRRVWTAIALHTTPGIPEFMEPEVALVTAGVEYDVLGIGYHEIADTERAAIVALHPRPDFKRRILGAFTEGIRPKPETTFGNVKADVLAHYEPGFKRDDFVATILDSPWPE; this is encoded by the coding sequence GTGCCGGCAGACCTCCACCCGACCGTGCCGGTCCCGGACACCGGCCTCGCCCGAGAGGCGACCGAGTTGGTCCGCGACACCACCGACTCCCTGATCTACCACCATTCGCGTCGCGTCTACTTCTTCGGCGGACTCCAAGGCCGCAACCGCGGCCTCTCCTTCGACCCGGAACTCCTCTACATCGGGGCCATGTTCCACGATCTCGGCCTGGGCGAGCGATTCCACGCCAGCGGCAGACGCTTCGAGGTGGACGGCGCGGATGAGGCCCGCAGATTCCTCCAAAGTCACCAGGTGCCCGAGGACAGCATCCGACGGGTGTGGACCGCCATCGCCCTGCACACCACACCGGGCATTCCCGAGTTCATGGAACCGGAGGTCGCTCTCGTCACTGCGGGTGTTGAATACGATGTGCTCGGTATCGGATATCACGAGATCGCCGATACGGAGCGTGCAGCTATCGTCGCTCTCCATCCTCGCCCGGACTTCAAACGAAGGATCCTGGGGGCCTTCACCGAAGGAATCCGACCAAAACCGGAGACCACGTTCGGAAATGTGAAGGCGGATGTCCTCGCGCACTACGAGCCGGGCTTCAAACGCGACGATTTCGTCGCCACCATCCTGGACTCCCCGTGGCCTGAGTGA
- a CDS encoding lamin tail domain-containing protein, with the protein MLQTRTIAVAAAAACLGGLVLLPSTAQAATGSVHLYKVYYDSPGSDTRTNSSLNGEWVQIRNTTKYAVNLKGWTLTDAANHKYVFGSYTLGKGKTVTVRTGKGTNSTTTRFQGRAAYVWNNDKDTATLKKASGAKVDTCSYNSTRVDYKNC; encoded by the coding sequence ATGCTTCAGACCCGTACCATCGCCGTTGCCGCCGCCGCGGCGTGTCTCGGCGGGCTCGTCCTGCTGCCCTCGACCGCGCAGGCGGCCACGGGATCGGTTCATCTGTACAAGGTCTACTACGACAGCCCGGGTTCCGACACCCGGACCAACTCCAGCCTGAACGGTGAGTGGGTGCAGATCCGCAACACCACCAAGTACGCCGTCAATCTGAAGGGGTGGACGCTCACCGACGCCGCGAACCACAAGTACGTCTTCGGTAGCTACACCCTGGGCAAGGGTAAGACGGTCACGGTCCGGACCGGCAAGGGCACCAACAGCACCACCACCCGCTTCCAGGGGCGTGCGGCCTACGTCTGGAACAACGACAAGGACACGGCCACGCTGAAGAAGGCGTCCGGCGCCAAGGTCGACACCTGCTCGTACAACTCCACCCGGGTCGACTACAAGAACTGCTGA